The DNA segment AGTTGTCAGTGATGACCTGAAGACTTACTTTTGGCTTCGTGGTATGAGAGGCAACTTGCAACAGGAGTTGAGGGAATCCCTGGCAGTCCAACGGTTAGAGCTCTGAGATTTCACTACTGAGGGCaagggttcgatgcctggtcagggaactaaggtcccgaAAGctatgcagccaaaaacaaaacaggagtcAAGTGTATTGGGAAGCTCTACTCTTTCAGACTTTACTCAGGAAAGCACAGTTTCAAGATGTTTTTAATGGATCTACACTCTGGAAAATCTCCCTCCCTTGTAATAATAATGGGCTGATCTGGTCTTGCTGGCTGCATTTAACCAGCAGAGGTAAATTAAGAAAGTTTTCCCACCAGTCCTCTCCTGGACTTTACCCACCGTTCAGGAGGTCAGGTTTGGCAGACCTGAGTCACGAGATGGGCACCTGGTATCGAGACCCAGCTTCAACTACAGCTTGTAACTTTGTTGAGGGCAAGGCTTGAAACTTACACCATCCTCTGCCTCACTAGAAGCTGGCAAGATCCTACTCGTTCTTCAAAGCCCAGCATCATTGTTCCATCTCTGACTCCTTCCCTAAGTTCcttattcagtaaacatttagtaCCAGCACCCTACAGAGAGCTGGGCCCGGCCACTGAAGAGCCTACACTTGGCTTagaaagcaggaagagatggATATGAAAGTGCTGGGCCCTCTGATGAAATCCCTTAAGAGTGTAGAGTTTACTTCTTTGCCTCCCTATCAAACCAGACAGAGTCTCTCTCCCCATCTTCTGAAAAATATGTATGATTGTACCTTTGCTTTCCTTGGAGGTCAGAGACCATAGCTTTCTTCAAGCCTCAGAGGGGTCCCTGGGCTGTGCTCTTGTTAGACAGGGCTCCCCTTGGGGCTGCTGGGCAGTGGACAGTCTGCACAAAGGTGCTCTGCTCGTGCTTGTTGCGATGCCTGCAGGATGGATACCGCGAGAGGGGAAGCCCAGAAATCGTTCTGGAAGGTTAAATGCTGTCAAACTCTGGCTGCTCATTTGCCTCAGCCTCTCAAGGAGTCTCAGGAAATCCTGAATTCTTCCTTCAACCCTGGAAGGACTCCAGTTCGTTTCCCGAAGGAGGAGGCGTCATCCTTGTTCTCCTGTAAACCTGGTCCTCACCACCATGGTCTCTTCCCCAGGTCCGGACACTGTTCGTCAGTGGGCTCCCTGTGGATATTAAACCCAGAGAACTCTACCTGCTCTTCAGGCCGTTCAAAGTGAGTCTGGACCCAGCCACCCATGGGCAGAGCCTCGGATGGAGGAGAAGCATCAGGAATGAGTCCAGACCTGAGCTGGGCAGCAGGAGAACTATTAGAAACCATGATCGCAGACCTGGCTCTCTGCCCCGGTTCGGCTGACTCACGTGTGGCTTTTTGTCAATTGCTGAgcccctctgagcctctgttttctcatctgtaaagtggagatggTAGAACCTCAGTAGACTTTGCCATATAAGGAATCTTTGAGATTCAGCATGGCATTTCCATTTGCGgataagaaaacttaaaaaggGGAGGTCTGAGCTTCCAGATGACAGGCTAATGGAGCAAAGGGGAATTCCTGCCCGAGAGGATGAATGCTGCCGCGTGATGCCCACCCCACGTGCGAGGCCATGTGATGTGGGACTCGAGGGCTGAGGGTGCTCAGTGTGGGGTGGAGATCTGGGTGGATCGTCTTTGGGGGGGAGAAGAGAGTGAGCTGGGGAAAGGTGGGGCTGCAGGGTGGCTGGGGTGGTACAACAGAGGCGCCTGACCTTCCCTGTTATTGATTACCTCTCTCTGCAGGGGTATGAAGGGTCCCTGATCAAGCTCACATCAAGACAGGTAATTTCTCcaatatttttcttcctccaaGCCCTGACCGACTGCTGAGCTTGGACCTAAGCTGGTCATGAAGCATCTAGCAGCTGAGACCTGCCCCCTGTCATCCTGGTCCTGTCCTGGGCTGATGAAAAAGTAGCCTCCTTtgtaagaggaagaaaaagtagACAGGTTCCCTCTCCTTGCCGGTCAGCTCCTGGCCCCCCTCTCTGGCCCCTGAGAAACGATAGTGGGGCTGGAGGCTGAGGACCATGGAGGTGGTGGCTGTGCCCTGGCCCCTAGTGCCAGGAGTTCTGGAGCCCAGAGTCTTTAGGGGCCATTTGTGGTCTGGACTAAACCTTGGCAGAATGAAGTTGGAAAAGTTTTGAGCCTGTTGCCCCTTGATTGAACCTGGATCCTTCCCATGCCCTTGATACATCAGTGTTTCCTTCCTTGCTGGGCACAACACTAGCACTTAATTACCTGCATGcgttaaacaacaacagcaaaagagtGGGTGATGTTTCATGCAGTGGGATAACGCTCTGTTGGCATCATTTCCCAGAAAGTGGTACCTGGGTGGGAGAGTTTTGGTGCCCAAGAACCTTTCACTGTTCTTCCTATTGAACATCAGGAGACTAtggacaaaaattatatatatatatatatatatatatgtatgtatgtatttgttttgtATGCTTGAGGGGGAGATGGAGTGTTGGGAGAGATGCAAGggtgttctttctttttcctactaGCCTGTTGGTTTTGTGATCTTTGACAGCCgggcaggagcagaagcagcCAAGAATGCATTGAACGTGAGTAGATGGAGAACAGGCCTTTCTCCAACCCACAGACTTCTAGACAGTGGGGTTTCTGTTGTGTCTTCCGCAAACCTTCCTCCACTCCACACCTAAGGAAAGGGCCCACGGACGCACCTTCCCCAGCCATCCTGGGGCAGAATCTCTGGCTTTACCACCTGTGCCAAACGCCACTCCTTATGAGGCCCAACCAGCGTGTCCTCTGTCTTGGCCTCTGTGTGGCTGAGTCTTTCAAGATAGATCATGAGGTATGCAATGGACAGTCTGGGTCCCACAGAGTAaagcctctcccttcctcctgttCTCACAGGGTATTCGCTTTGATCCTGAGAACCCGCAGACCCTGAGGCTAGAGTTTGCCAAAGCCAACACCAAGATGGCCAAGAACAAGCTAATGGCTACACCAAATCCCACCAATGCTCACCCCACCCTTGGAGCACACTTCATCGCACGGGACCCCTGTGAGTGGCACTCAGCGGCCGTCTGCTGCCTTCTACCTGGCAGAGCTGGGGGCCCTTGTGGATGAAGTTGCATGCAGAAGGCACCCCTGTGGGAGTGGACGCCCGCCCCCTTTTCCAGGAGCTTCTTGCACCCACTGTTACTCATGCCCGCGGGTCCCAGGCTTCCTTCCACCCCCCACAGCCTTTGCTGCACCTTAGCCTGGGCTCCTGAGCTGTCGGTTCTGCCCAGCTTCCTCGCAGCCCGCTCTGATCCTCTTGGTTGAGACGAGCCTATCCGAGGGCTTCTTGAAGCAGACAGGATGCTTGCCAAGCCTGGCCAAGTTACTATGGTTTCTTTCCTAGAGTCTTGGGGTCCTTCGGGGGAGCTGAGAAGGGACCTCATGTTAAACAATAGCGTTGGGTCCCCTTCTCTGCTTGGAATGGGGTGGTGCAAGGGGGAGCCAGCGTTCTGATGATGGGGGCTCTCGTCTCCGCTGCAGATGACCTGATGGGGGCCGCTCTGATCCCCGCATCCCCAGAGGCCTGGGCCCCCTACCCTCTGTACACTACAGAGCTGACCCCAGCCATCTCACATACTGCGTTCACCTACccagctgccactgctgctgccgctgccctCCATGCTCAGGTAAGCCTGGACAGGACAAGCAGGATGGGGGAGAAGGAAGGCTCTGAGCTGGCCAGGCTCCATTCCCACCTGGCCATGGCCCGCCCAGCTCCCCAGAGCTGTCACAGCACTGCTTCTTGCTTGACAGTACCTTTGGGGTTTGGGATGTGATGGGGGGAGGAGAGGATAAGCTGTGAGGCCACGTTCAGGCTACGCTGCTAACACGGAGTGTGAGAAAGCCGCCGTGGGTCCACTAGACACCTGCAGGCAGGCTGTGCCCATTGTGCCTATGGTGATGGAGTGTGGTCACCAGGCCCAGACTGCTTACTTCTGCCTCCTCCTGTCTTCATGAACTCCAGAAAGCTCTGAAAGAtttgtctggatttttttttttctcactcatcTGGAAAAATAAGAATAGTATTATCTGCCTCAggctgctgtgagaattaaatgttaAGACATGTGAGGGGCTAGAATTGCACCTGAAACCTCCGAGGTGCCCGTCGGTTGTTTGCTCTTGTGTTCACTGAGCCTGGAAACTCTCCAGGCTGGGCAGAAGATGCAGCCAGcgcttctgggggtggggggtacagCTGGGCTGGGAGGGCTCTATGCTTGCCCAGTGCCACGCTGGGTACTACGCCAGGTGGTCAGCTCTCAGCCATGCCTCGGTGCCACAGTGACCGGGCACCGCCAGGCAGCACAGGAGGGCTGGGGTGAGTGGCAAGCGCACCTGGGCCTCTCATCAGCGAAGTGAGCTAGCTGAGGCTCGGGAAGAGCAGCTTGGCTGTTGAGAGGTGGGGAACACAGGTCACTTGACCAGGGCAGTGGAAGGAGATGAGCAGTTCAAGGATACGAGAAGCCAGGACGGAGGGTTTGCAGAAACTGGAAGCTGAGGTGGGAGGATTTGGGGGTCTGCTCACGGGAAGGCCAAGTGTGTGTCTCATCCCAGGCCTTTGAAGGATTCACCCAGCCCCAAGGTGGAGGGCTCAGATTCCCTGGCTGCTGAACCCTTCGAAGAGTCCCCTGGCCACGGCTGCTTGGGTTGAATGAGAGCAGACACGTGGTTGCACTGGGCAGTCTCCCCAGCTGTGTGCCACAGACACTGGGAAATTGATCTAGGCAGGGAGGCAGCAGGgctctccctctcctgggcactGTTGGGGATTGACCGCAGACCAGCACTGTGGTGGGCACAGAGCCGTGAGTGCAGACAGTCCTCTCTGACCTGGTAGAATGCAGAAGGTGGATGGTGCTCCCCACCAAGcagtggggttgggggggcggtTAACTGCAGGGGCTCCACGAGACCTCTGATCCCAGCTTTGCCACTAGTTGGCCACCTGATCTTTGGCAGATGACTTCACCTCTGGGCCTCCATGtggtcctcatctgtaaaacgagaGGGCAGGACCAGATTGGGTGGGAGCTCCTGCCCCTATCTCCTCTGAGATGCTAGGCCATGACCACATGAGGCAGAGTCTGGGAGCCAGGACAGTCAGAATGTCGGATTATTCAGGAGCTACATGGCTGCCCTTTTCAGGGTGGTGCCCCGGCTGGATAGCGGTAGCATGGTGCTCCCTGTTCCTAAGCTTCTGTACAGCAAGACTGTGTGCCCGCCTCCCGTCTGCCtttccagcctcctccctccctccccttacccTGTGGCCGCCTCCGTCTAAGCCCTCTCTTTCCACGCCTGTGTGACCTTCTGCAGTTTCTCggcctgtgtctccattgctttgTGAAATCATGGTAGTCTTAGCATAGAGGGAGTGCTGATGGTTATTGTTTAACATTCccggtggctcaggcagtaaagaatctgcctggaacgCAGGAGACCttggtgcgatccctgggtcaggaagatcccctggagaagggaatggctacccactccagtattcttgcctagagaattccatgaagagaggaatctggcgggccacagtccatggggtgacaaagagctggacgtgacagagcaactaagcacactttTAGTATCATTATTGTCTAATTCCCCCTAGGTCACCTCTGAGACTAGAGTACTCTTTGTGCCTGAGCTCCTGTCACCTTGGCCTCCCTGGGAATGGGGTGAAGGCCACCTCAAAGGATGGTGGCTTTTTTCAGGAGCAGCCTGACGATAAGTGAATGGATCGGGGGTGACTAGTTCAGGCCCCGCTACCTGAGTTCTCTGCACAACCGTGTCCTTGACAGTAAAACGCACTGTTAGGACCAAATGCAGTAAAAGGCCGAaagcattttcttccttccttcctctctcccttccgcccttcctggctgcactgggtctacGTTGAGGTGCACCAGGTCTCCAGAGCCCATGGGCTGGGTCCGTGGTTTGTGGcttgcgggcttagttgccccacagcatatcagatcttagttccccagtcagggattgaacccgtgtcccctgcattgggaggcagattcttaaccactggaccaccagggaagtccctaaaagcaTTTTCTAAGTAGTAGCACTTTCTCTTTAACTTTCAAGAGCCCCCTCTCTGCCCCCTGACAGTGCTGCCCCAGAGGTGGAGGTTGCAAATGCCTGCATGAAGGAAGTGGACACTAAGGAGGTTATTCTGAACTCAGAGGATCAGTAGCCTGCGTTTTTCTGTCCCTAGGAGTAAGGAGGTGACTTGGAGAGGCAGCAGCAGCCAATAGACAAAAGGGATGAACACTGGTCCTTTCATTCTGTACCCTAGCATGTACTTCCTGACCTCATGCCCTTTGCCTGTAGCTCAGCCTGAGCAAAACTGAACGTGGTTCTCGTGTAGTTGTGAGgacaagacctgcaggaagaaaGGGGATGAGCCAGATGGTTCAGGCCTGAATCTGTATTGGCATGAATGAGGCTGTCTTGTTGGACCTTCTGATCATCTTGATAGAAACATCTGCCTTCAGAGGGTATGGGTGGCAGGTGCATGCTAGCGTAGGGCGCATTAAGATGTTGGCCTAGAAGCAGGGTTCTGCATGTTCCCATGCATACCAGGGCCCTCCCAATCTGGACCTCTTTTTCCATTTCAACCTGAGGATATGGATCTTTCACTGTGGCCCTTCCCCCCATCCCCCCTTACACTGGCTCAGCCACTTACTGATGAGTTAGACCAACCCCCCCCTGCCTCTCTTTTCTTATCTGTATAATGGAGATGATAATAGCATCAACTTCAGAGGGCTTTCTGAGGATTAAGTGAACTTAGTGTGTGGAAACCTCTTAAGAACAGCATCTGGCATGTGCCGAGTGCCTAAGCATTAAGCTGTTAGAGGTCTGCATTCATGAGGAGAAATAGATAGGGCTTTTTCTCTGTTCCCTTAGCTGCTCGCCAGAATATCAGCACTTTTAGTCCTTAGACTTCGTAGGTGGCTGGACACAGGAGTGTAAGTAAATCCATGGGTATGAACCTTTCACACAAATTACATGTTTAATCATTTTAGAACTAAGGTATCGGGACATGCTTCCATGTCAGTAAGTGTAATCTACATCCTGGCTGTCCTGCCAGCGTGTGTCTAGCTCCCTGTAGATGGCAGGtaactgaggctgaggctgaggctgtttacactttttttttgccCTGATAGGCTGTGCTGCCATGGACGCCCTTGTTCACACCTCTCTGGGCACCTGTCCTGCTTGTTTTCCTTATCATAAATTTCCTAGAACTATCACAGGGTCAAAGTGTAGACTTGCCAGTCTGGGTTAAGTAAGACTGGGTACCGTTGggtttggctgcaccacatggcatgcaggatcttagctctcaAAGCGAGGATCGGACCCATGCCCCGGCAGCGGGAGcttggcgtcttaaccactggaccaccagggaagccccctaattgGACTTTGTGGTGAGTGAGGCTCCTGTGTCTGTTGGCTGTCCCTGTTTCTTCTCGTGAGGATTCATCCATTCGCCCACCTCTCGGTGTGTCTTCTCCATCAGTCCCAGGTTGAGGGGGACTGAGTGCGGCCCCCAATTCCTTTGGTTGCTCCTCCTCTTGGAGCTGTGGGCATTCTGGATGCCCGTGGCTGCCTCTGTGGGATGGCCACTTAGGCCTCCCAAGCCTGCCCTGTGAATGACTGGAGGCTCTGAGAGGGGACCGGCCGCTCGCTCCCTGCTGAGCTGGCCTTGACCCCTGAGCCTGAGCTGGGGCCGGAAGGGACTGTGCCTCTTGAGGGACCTGGACCACCAGCCTCTCCCAGGCATCTGAGGAAAGTGGAAGCACAGCGCTTCAAGGACATCCTGCCCACTTCAGTGGCACGACCATCCCGAGCTCAGAGAGGAgggctttcctctccttcctccccaaggAGGCAGCGGCTGCCTCAGGCTCTGGAGCGCGGGGCGCAGCACCTAGAGGAGAGGGCTGGGCCGGATGAGGCAGGCTTGCTGCAGGGGCCCCTCAGCAGCCGCTGGGGGAGGAGGCTGGGTTGGAGGCCTCCAGGGTCCCTCCCACTCTCATCTGATGCTCTCCCTGCTCCAGCCCAGCAGGGCACCCAGCCTGCCCTGCACTTCCTTGATGAGGGGCTGCTCCAGCCGGAGGCTGGGTGAAGGGCAGTGGTCTGGGCCCACTAGGGCTTCCCCGAGCTGGACTGGCTGCAGGCTCCTCCCGTGGCAGCGGTGCTGGTTTCCTCGTCGCCCCTCTCTTGGGGAATTAGCTCTGGTGTCCAGCTGGGTTTCCAGCTGGGAGGGCAGCCCACAGCTCAGCAAAGGGGAGGAGAGGCTTCCTCCCACTCAGCTGTCagccaggaagggagggaagTGCTTCCAGATGTTTAAAAGACATGAGAGAAAATAAGGTGGCCTCTGAGGCTGGATGCCTCCACGAGGTTCTTGACCCTGCCCATGTGGTGTGGGTCCTAATCCAGGTGATCCTGGCAGGTCGGGGTCAGCCGTGTGACAATAGCGGTGCCCCATCCTTGGAGCCCAGTGTGTCCTTCCGGCCTTGGGCAGGTGGCCCGGGACCCAGATGTGCCAAGTGCCGAGTGTCTTGGCACTGCAGAGGAACCAACGCCGACGTCCTGCTGAGTACGGGGTGGCCCTGAGCTGTAGCGAACAGCACCTGGAATTCTGAGGGGCCACAGGAGCAAGTTCTCAGCTGCCAGGTAGCCTGGCGTTGCTTGATGTCTTCTCTGTTTGCGGCGGCGGGGACTCCCGGCAGCCGAGCGGGCACTGGGTCTGACTGTGCAGTTTCGCGAGGGTTGTCTCTGTGCCCAGCTGCCACTCGGTTGCCTCATCGAGGGCTCTCCTGagccctccctctctttcctaaGAGAAGTCTGGCTCCGTTCTCTGAGCTCTccgcccccaccctcccaggCAGCCAGGGGCAAACGTGCTGTCTGTGACTGGGGCAGGCAGCCTCCCCACAATGTTGGCTCGGCCCCCAGCACAGCTCACGCTCCAGACTCccagcccttggagaagggggtGCGTGTCATTTCCTGGCCTGTCTCTGGGAATCCCGCTTTGGGACCACTGCTCTGTGGGGCCTTATGGCAAGTCCAGAGTTGAGGTCGCTGCCAGGCCCTTTCTGGCAGGCTCAGCTGGTAGGTCACAAATCCCTAAAGTTAGGAGTCTTGTAATGGAggggaatgggcttccctggtggcgcagtggtaaagaacgcgccgctgcaggagatgtgggttcagtccctggatgtggaagatcccctagaaaagaaaatggcaacccactccagtgttcttgcctgggaaatcccgcagacagagggtcctggtggggtagtccatggggtcacaagagttggacacaacgagCGGCTAAGCAGCAGTAATGATGGAGGGGACAGGAGGGGCGGTGGATGGGCGTGGAAGCACCAGCTGGGTCATGGCTGTGACTCCCTTGACTCCTGTTAAGGACAGGACTAACGTCTGGGAGTCCTGCCCCTTGGAGGCCACGCGGACTTTGGCTTCTAAGGGGATTTTATGTCCTGTCTTACCTGATCCTTGTGGACACCTTGTgactttgctgttcagtcgctcagtggcatccgactctgcaaccgcatggactgcaacacaccaggcttccctgtcctccactgtcgcACCCTGTGACTTAATCATGTCTGTTCTGGAGCTGTGAGGACGCTGAGGCTCGAAGAAGTTGAGAGAAAATGTGTTAGGTCCCTTCCTTGATGTTAGCAGTCCCACACTCTCCTGGTTAGGGGGATGGGCAGACTGGGGCCTGCGCGCCCGCCACCCCCCGCCGGCTGCCAGGCCTCCTCCCACTTCTGCCAGACTCAGTGGAGGAGTGTGAACAGCTGTGTAACTGTCCTCTCCTTTGAACCTCGTCCTGTAGAAGAGACAGGTCAGAAGGCACTCTCCCATTTTGGGGATGAGGAAGCTGACCCCCGGCGGTGAGTAACTGGCCTGCCTCCGCCCTCGAGACAGCACCGGGACGCGGACGGGGCACGGAAGGCCACGTCCCTCGGGCTCCCCCGTTGAGTGAAGGCGCTGCTCCGCTAGCTCCTAACCGCGGCTTCTCTTACAGGTGCGCTGGTGCCCTTcctctgatgccacccagccGGGATGGAAATATCGGCAGTTCTGTTAGTTCTTCAGTAAGTGCGGGCTCTGAGACCAGGACAGAGAGCCTCCCAGAGCCCGGCCTCCTGCCAGGCCATGGCTCCGGGGCTCACTGGTGCTCACTCGACCTGGGCTTGCACCGGGGGCACTCTGGCTggctctccccactcccccaacCCTGCCACCCCCTACCCTCCACCTGGCAGCCTCCTTGCAAGGGGGCGGGCCTGGGTCCTGCTCCAGTCTCCCACCTCTGCTCACGGCCCCctctctcccccctccctccaggtCTTGTCACCACAGCTCGAGGCCCCCGACCCGTGGGGGAGGAAGCCGCCCTTAGCgtcccccctgcccccaggtggccctgcagagctgctgctgctgccctccaaagactgtgaattttaagcctgactcagtggactgttttccttcctctcttcctcttcagCCCTGTCCTGCCCCACAGCCCCACTCCAAGGCCTCATGGCCGGATTCAGGGGTCTTCTTGCTGGGACCCCCAGGCCCAGCGGGGAGGCCTCCCTGGGACTGAGCAAGGCCCGACCTCCAGTCCAAATCTGCTTCCGTAGCCCCACCTCAGAGACACGAGGCGTTTAATTTTGCATGTTTTCTGGCATGAATTAAGACACTTAAACTTGTGTATATGTGAGTGTACAGTTTGTTCTCACATTGTGTCACCATGGCAACAAGGCCTGGCCACTAACAGCTCATCATTCCAGGtccctctccccacacccctGCCCTGTACCCACCCCGCTTCAGTGAGGACCAAGCCCCGCAGCCAGTTCCGCCCGGCGGCTggcacccccccccgcccccaccaccccactcACTTCCAGGCTGAACAGGAAGGACCACCCAGCCAAGACAGAGCATTTTCCTGGTCATTTCAAATCGGGgtcttctgtttcctcctcctcaGATGGGCCAACAACCATTAAGAAAATCCTTTCTCTACCCGTTTTGCTTACCTCTCCCCGGcgctccccacccctgccatggCTCCTCATTCTTTCCAAACTTTGAAACCaaccaaaaaagtgaaagtatttttGTACCCTGTGTAACAAAATATTTATGCAACATAAAGGAttttttcgtgtgtgtgtgcaatTAATTATTGAAGAGACCTTGTCCGCCTTGTCAGATAAGTTTAACGTTTTTGTTTGAGGCATGAAGAAGAAAAGGGTTTCCGTTCTCCAGCAGTGAGCCTTAGCGTCAGCCATTAgtttaagaaaaatgaaggaaaaattgtGCAATTTTTTGTTTCGTGAGCACATCAGTGCTTCGCCTTTGGCCGCGGCCGTGGCCGTCTTGCCGTTTTCAGACTTGGGAGATGAGGTGGCTGTTGTAATTGCTGATCCTGTGAGAATGTGAAACTGGATAATATATGAAacgcaaaataaaaaaaaatcatccaaagTAACTGCTCTCCGACCTGTGCTTCCTTGAGTTGTAGACGGGCATTGCTGGGCGCAGCCAGAGGACAGGTGCTGGGACTCAAGGGGGAGGAGGCAAGGCAGGCCCAGGCCTCGGTTCATGTggcctctccctcctgccctcttgTGTGACTTGAGTCTGCCGAGGAAGTGACCCACCAGGGGTCATGCAGCAGGGGCCTGTCTATCAGCCCAGCCTGTGTTTAATTCATTCTTTGCTTTCTTGTCTGAGGATGGGGGCGGAGACTCCCTGCACCCAGGTTAAGCACCCAGATGGGACCTTCGTTGTTTCCGATGGTGTCTTCTGGCTGGCCTAACTCCATGGCCTTTTCAGCCCTTGCGTAGAGGAGAACTGTGGTTTCAGAGGTTGGGCTCCTGCGGGAGTGTCCTCGGTGTGTGTCTCGTCCCTGTGCTAGACAAGCAGAGAACTGGGGAGTTGGGCCTGGAAGGGTTAAGCCCGCCCACCCTGCAGGCCCCCAGCTGCAGCTCCGTTCCTGAGCTGGTGCTTGCTGGGTGTGGGTACAGAGATCAGGGAAATGGTGAGGTGCTTAGACCCCAGGCTGCACCAGATCCTGTCAGGATGCCAGCAGCTGACCCTGATTCTTCCCTTTTGCAGttcggggcctcagtttcctcatctgtgaaatggtggTTTGAAGTTCTTTCCTTCTGGAGGGTGGGAGCACTGCCCTGATGGCTGTTTGTCTTTAACGTCTCCACCCCCTGCCCTCATCCCCTGGCCCTTCCCTCCACCCCCGAACCCTTCCCAGCCTGACTCAAGGCTGAGCTTagaaggggagggcaagagagGAGGCCCCAGAGCCCCCCTCCTGCTGGGCTTCCTTCCAGCCTTGCTCAAGTGAAGCTGCAGTGGCTGTGGCCGGCCCTGGTCAGCTCCTCACCTGGTCACCAAGGTGCCCCTGGTGTCCCTCTCCACTCCTGCCTCACCCGCTCTCCTGAATCCCAGGCCTGCACTGAGCTGCCTGTATCTGAGGTGTCCTGCTGATGAGCCTGTCTGCTGTGAAAGGCTCTCGGGTGACATGTGTAGGCCCAGCTGGTACCTGCATGTGAAGGGAGGCTGCCCCCCAGCTGCTGTGAGGGAGGCGGAGCCTGGCCAGGCCCTGGCTCTCTAAGAAACTGGGTGGCCGGTGAGTGGGTTGTCTGGGCTCCAGAGGGAGGCTttgggaggagagggggttggTGGCTGTGTTCACGCCAGCAAGAGGAGGGGGCTTGACGCTTCTCTTGCCTGGACCCCTCTACAGTGTTTGGACCTGCTCTACACTTGCCAAGCAAGCAAGGCCTTCCCAGCCTGGTGCCCGCCTAGTGCTGGTTGGAGAAGCGGCACAGAGGCCCACAGCCCCCACCCGGGGCCAGACAGATGCCTGACCTACTTCAGCTGTGCAGGAGCCACCGGGTCTTCCTGAGGTAGTGAATTATTTAGCTGGGGCACCTGGGCCTTTCTGAGAGGGGCTAAGAAAGCTGCTTCATAATTTAAAGGCCCCTGTTC comes from the Budorcas taxicolor isolate Tak-1 chromosome 10, Takin1.1, whole genome shotgun sequence genome and includes:
- the RBPMS2 gene encoding RNA-binding protein with multiple splicing 2, which translates into the protein MSNLKPDGEHSSGAGAGTGTGTGSGGTLEEEVRTLFVSGLPVDIKPRELYLLFRPFKGYEGSLIKLTSRQPVGFVIFDSRAGAEAAKNALNGIRFDPENPQTLRLEFAKANTKMAKNKLMATPNPTNAHPTLGAHFIARDPYDLMGAALIPASPEAWAPYPLYTTELTPAISHTAFTYPAATAAAAALHAQVRWCPSSDATQPGWKYRQFC